A single region of the Polyangiaceae bacterium genome encodes:
- a CDS encoding bifunctional metallophosphatase/5'-nucleotidase, with the protein MSWRLVAVFALAVLSALSLAGCPENPEGPKIHGQTKLTLIHTSDIHSRLFPYALQITQSDASLGLGAAGSVVTVGGVSRIAYIVGRERAKADRALHIDGGDCFQGAPVFNYFNGEAEVRALSMMGTDAQVIANHEFDKGALNARTQYQKWATFPVLAANYLFEDSHDEASPHLENVLHPFTTFNLRGLKVGVIGMGNLSSLSSLYERPSRLGVTPLETIDVAQAYIDLLRPLVDVVVIVTHLGLGGDEEMIQNTTGIDVVLGGHNHIVLQPPKTLEDCAHVDSQGRHYIELRDADGKPGVRRYCEPRTVLLAHSGAFAKYVGRLDLIVSDQPSDIPWPYDPVNGFEVVGHQYTLFPVTADTPQDRAVAELMEPYRQGLDLLVDLDLLVGYAPDGSRRFGTGGGDSPLGNLIASAMWRRLGIETDFSLTNTTGIRADMVPGPVTVEQMFNIFPFDNSITKMQLSGVELQDMFDFVARRSAGRGCATQVQIAGARVVLNCKGCENAKPKACNKNDDCPSNECNAGFCVVNACAEHIYIGSNQKPCQTDDDCGGQLNSCDTGIQDPQGRGRCLVEIEPTGSYELATSTYLAGGGSGFVVLKKNTTQLDTKIQQRDALIDWVRGGKPCGWRAENKTKDGLRPCGVDSDCSALGTGYVCACPENVTSASDGSCTSQGSCGDNGRCVLDGCRQDVADFYRETCANPQSAKAIASCASSVDFCQLGGEQCKFLACIDRNLGSFADGRVLMVGR; encoded by the coding sequence ATGAGCTGGCGACTGGTCGCGGTGTTTGCGCTCGCGGTGTTGAGCGCGCTGTCTCTCGCCGGCTGCCCCGAGAACCCCGAGGGTCCGAAGATCCATGGTCAGACCAAGCTGACCCTGATCCACACCTCGGACATCCACTCCCGACTGTTCCCCTACGCCCTGCAGATCACGCAGTCCGATGCTTCTCTCGGGCTGGGGGCGGCGGGATCCGTCGTGACCGTGGGTGGGGTCTCTCGCATCGCCTACATCGTCGGGCGGGAGCGCGCGAAGGCCGATCGCGCGCTGCACATCGACGGCGGCGACTGCTTCCAGGGCGCGCCGGTGTTCAACTACTTCAACGGCGAAGCCGAGGTGCGCGCGCTGTCCATGATGGGCACCGACGCGCAGGTCATCGCCAACCACGAGTTCGACAAGGGCGCGCTCAACGCGCGGACCCAGTACCAGAAGTGGGCGACGTTCCCCGTGCTGGCGGCGAACTACCTGTTCGAGGACTCCCACGACGAGGCGAGCCCCCACCTCGAGAACGTGCTGCACCCGTTCACCACTTTCAACCTGCGCGGGTTGAAGGTGGGGGTGATCGGCATGGGCAATCTGTCCAGCCTGAGCTCGCTGTACGAACGACCGAGCCGCCTGGGCGTGACCCCCCTCGAGACCATCGACGTGGCGCAGGCCTACATCGATCTGCTGCGGCCGCTGGTGGACGTGGTCGTGATCGTCACCCACTTGGGTCTCGGTGGCGACGAAGAGATGATCCAGAACACCACCGGCATCGACGTCGTGCTGGGTGGTCACAACCACATCGTGCTGCAGCCACCAAAGACCTTGGAAGACTGCGCTCACGTGGACTCCCAGGGGCGGCATTACATCGAGCTCCGGGACGCCGACGGCAAGCCGGGGGTGCGGCGCTACTGCGAGCCACGCACGGTGCTGCTCGCACATTCCGGTGCCTTCGCGAAGTACGTGGGTCGACTGGATCTGATCGTGTCGGACCAGCCTTCGGACATTCCGTGGCCCTACGATCCGGTCAACGGCTTCGAGGTCGTCGGTCATCAGTACACGCTGTTCCCCGTCACGGCCGACACGCCCCAGGACCGGGCGGTGGCGGAGCTGATGGAGCCGTACCGGCAGGGGCTGGACCTGCTCGTGGATCTGGACCTCTTGGTCGGCTACGCGCCGGATGGATCGCGGCGCTTCGGCACCGGCGGTGGGGACTCGCCCCTGGGCAACCTGATCGCCTCGGCGATGTGGCGCCGGCTTGGTATCGAGACCGACTTCTCCCTGACCAACACCACCGGCATTCGCGCGGACATGGTGCCGGGGCCGGTGACCGTCGAGCAGATGTTCAACATCTTCCCCTTCGACAACTCCATCACCAAGATGCAGCTGTCCGGCGTCGAGCTGCAGGACATGTTCGACTTCGTGGCACGGCGCTCCGCCGGCCGCGGTTGCGCGACGCAGGTGCAGATCGCCGGCGCCCGCGTGGTGCTGAACTGCAAGGGCTGCGAGAACGCGAAGCCCAAGGCCTGCAACAAGAACGACGACTGCCCCAGCAACGAGTGCAACGCCGGCTTCTGCGTGGTCAACGCATGCGCGGAGCACATCTACATCGGCTCCAATCAGAAGCCCTGCCAGACGGACGACGACTGTGGCGGGCAGCTCAACTCCTGCGACACCGGCATTCAGGATCCCCAGGGCCGCGGGCGCTGCCTGGTGGAGATCGAGCCGACCGGCTCCTACGAGCTGGCGACCAGCACCTACCTGGCGGGCGGCGGTTCCGGCTTCGTGGTGTTGAAGAAGAACACTACCCAGCTGGATACCAAGATCCAACAGCGTGACGCCCTCATCGACTGGGTGCGGGGCGGCAAGCCCTGCGGCTGGCGCGCGGAGAACAAGACCAAAGACGGGCTCCGGCCTTGCGGAGTGGACAGTGATTGCTCCGCGCTCGGCACCGGCTACGTGTGCGCTTGCCCGGAGAACGTGACGTCCGCGTCCGACGGCAGCTGCACCTCTCAGGGAAGCTGTGGCGACAATGGGCGCTGCGTGCTCGACGGCTGTCGTCAAGACGTGGCGGACTTCTACCGAGAAACCTGCGCGAACCCGCAGTCGGCCAAGGCCATCGCCAGCTGCGCCTCGAGCGTCGATTTCTGTCAGCTCGGTGGAGAGCAGTGCAAGTTCCTCGCCTGCATCGATCGCAACCTGGGCAGCTTCGCCGATGGCCGCGTGCTGATGGTGGGACGATGA
- a CDS encoding serine/threonine protein kinase codes for MLGVVSDTPELLQDGRYALLRKLGEGSQGETFEALDKRDGRLVAVKRFMVRGAKSWKDVELAEREARVLSQLSHPALPIYVDHFEEHGALYLVMERLEGDSLAALHKRGARLDETRVLAFLHQASDALDYLHSRSPPVIHRDIKPGNVISRPDGSFALVDFGSVRDHLKPEGGSTVVGTFGYMAPEQFQGRALPQSDVYAVGATALSLLTGREPEDLPHQGLGIDVAAALGSGADPRLVQVLSQMLEPDPDRRPARIAPDLAVWLVAPGRSACASSIVCSTTRCW; via the coding sequence ATGCTGGGGGTCGTGTCGGATACGCCGGAGCTGCTTCAGGACGGGCGCTACGCGCTTCTGCGGAAGCTCGGAGAAGGCAGTCAGGGCGAGACCTTCGAAGCCCTCGACAAGCGGGACGGGCGCTTGGTCGCGGTGAAGCGCTTCATGGTGCGGGGGGCGAAGAGCTGGAAGGACGTGGAGCTGGCGGAGCGAGAGGCGCGGGTGCTGTCGCAGCTGTCGCACCCCGCGCTGCCCATCTACGTGGACCACTTCGAAGAACACGGCGCGCTCTACCTGGTGATGGAACGCCTGGAGGGCGACAGCCTTGCAGCGCTGCACAAGCGCGGCGCTCGGCTCGACGAGACGCGCGTGCTCGCGTTCTTGCATCAAGCGTCGGACGCGCTCGACTACCTGCATTCGCGCTCGCCGCCGGTGATCCATCGAGACATCAAGCCCGGCAACGTCATCTCGAGGCCGGATGGCTCCTTCGCACTGGTGGACTTCGGGTCCGTCCGCGACCACCTGAAGCCCGAGGGCGGCAGCACCGTGGTCGGCACCTTCGGCTACATGGCGCCGGAGCAGTTTCAAGGCCGTGCGCTCCCGCAGAGCGACGTGTATGCCGTCGGCGCCACGGCGCTGTCGCTGCTCACGGGGCGCGAGCCGGAGGACCTGCCGCACCAGGGCCTCGGCATCGACGTTGCCGCCGCCCTCGGTTCCGGGGCGGATCCGCGCTTGGTGCAGGTGCTGTCACAGATGTTGGAGCCCGATCCGGATCGCCGCCCTGCGCGCATCGCCCCGGACCTCGCCGTGTGGCTCGTCGCCCCCGGCCGGAGCGCCTGCGCTTCGTCGATCGTCTGCTCGACAACCCGTTGCTGGTGA
- a CDS encoding SCO family protein produces the protein MRRFFHLLVFTLAIVLGAPALWADTPGAELSQKAVEGVGVDEKLGDKLPLDLAFTDESGKPVKLRDYFQDDVPVLITLNYSDCPMLCSLELDGLVKGLSKLEWSAGKQFRMITVSLNPKETPAVASKTKKRYTTEYGRPSAQEGWHFLTGSDENIHALARAIGFRYKFDAKKNQYYHAAAITIATPDGRIGRYLYGIKFVPETLRLGLVESSEGKIGTTIDHLILFCCAYDPKEGSYALVANRVMTLGGILTLIVLGGALGFFWLREMRKRRHVEA, from the coding sequence ATGCGGCGCTTCTTCCATCTGCTCGTCTTCACTCTCGCCATCGTGCTCGGCGCGCCTGCGCTGTGGGCGGACACGCCGGGAGCGGAGCTGTCCCAGAAGGCCGTGGAAGGCGTGGGGGTCGACGAGAAGCTCGGCGACAAGCTGCCGCTCGATCTGGCCTTCACGGACGAGAGCGGCAAGCCGGTGAAGCTCCGCGACTACTTCCAAGACGACGTGCCGGTGCTGATCACGCTGAACTACTCCGACTGCCCCATGCTCTGCAGCCTGGAGCTCGATGGCCTGGTCAAAGGGCTGTCCAAGCTCGAGTGGAGCGCCGGCAAGCAGTTCCGCATGATCACGGTGTCGCTGAACCCGAAGGAAACGCCCGCCGTCGCGAGCAAGACCAAGAAACGCTACACCACCGAGTACGGACGCCCGTCGGCGCAGGAGGGCTGGCACTTCCTCACCGGCTCGGACGAGAACATCCACGCCCTCGCCCGCGCCATCGGCTTTCGCTACAAGTTCGACGCCAAGAAGAACCAGTACTACCACGCCGCGGCGATCACGATTGCCACGCCGGACGGGCGCATCGGCCGCTACCTGTACGGCATCAAGTTCGTCCCGGAGACGCTGCGCCTGGGCCTGGTGGAATCGTCCGAGGGCAAGATCGGAACTACCATCGATCATCTGATCTTGTTCTGCTGCGCGTACGATCCGAAAGAAGGCAGCTACGCGCTGGTCGCCAACCGGGTGATGACGCTGGGCGGCATCCTCACCCTCATCGTGCTGGGCGGCGCCCTCGGCTTCTTCTGGCTGCGTGAGATGCGCAAGCGCCGCCACGTCGAGGCGTAG
- the ptsP gene encoding phosphoenolpyruvate--protein phosphotransferase, translating to MADPPSSALPGSEPRPPATLEGIGGSPGLAIGRAVVVDTRRPGVVRRHIGKHLGDVELDRFDAAVSTAAQSLREVADRVRKSAARAESSILEAYVLMVEDESLRQEVERRIRIDQQCAEWALELSVQEMAEQLRSGRDPYLAERSHDFEFVGDRILKALSGRQRMMSIPDLHEPSIIVAHDLSPAETATLDRSRVQAMVTEVGTRTSHTSILARALEIPAVVGVRDVLSLVGSGDLLVVDGVRGQVIVSPSDAMVTKAVARAERQRVIARGLRQSRNQPATTLCGVSVELKANIELPAEADIAAEQGARGIGLYRTEFLYVDRAEPPSEDEQYDTYRRVLEAMSPRPVTLRTFDIGGDKFVSAFQVPADMNPALGLRAVRLGLARPEIFRTQLRAMIRASAHGDLRIMVPMISSLAEFRAVRRLFDEVVADVDAAGLGRAKHVPLGVMVEVPSAAIMADQLAREVEFMSIGTNDLVQYALAVDRTSRELAYLATPFDPAILRLIRGVVQAGTTHERPVIVCGAMASDPLAAVLLVGMGLRVLSMEAAAIPKVKASIGRVTCAETNEVAAKVMELATAAEVEDTVTRAFGYRLADLLDDE from the coding sequence ATGGCGGATCCGCCGAGCTCCGCGCTGCCCGGCTCCGAGCCGCGGCCCCCCGCCACGCTGGAGGGTATCGGCGGGTCGCCGGGCCTGGCCATCGGGCGCGCCGTGGTGGTGGACACGCGGCGGCCGGGCGTGGTGCGCCGTCACATCGGCAAGCACCTCGGGGACGTCGAGCTCGATCGTTTCGACGCCGCCGTCAGCACCGCGGCGCAGTCGCTCCGTGAGGTCGCCGACCGCGTGCGCAAGAGCGCTGCCCGCGCCGAGTCCTCCATCCTGGAAGCCTACGTGCTGATGGTGGAGGACGAGAGCCTGCGGCAGGAGGTGGAGCGCCGCATTCGCATCGACCAGCAGTGCGCGGAGTGGGCCCTCGAGCTCAGCGTCCAGGAAATGGCGGAGCAGCTCCGCAGCGGGCGGGATCCGTATCTGGCGGAGCGCAGCCACGACTTCGAGTTCGTCGGCGATCGCATCCTGAAGGCGCTCTCCGGGCGACAGCGCATGATGTCGATCCCGGATCTGCACGAGCCGTCCATCATCGTGGCCCACGATCTGTCCCCCGCGGAGACGGCCACCCTCGACCGCAGCCGGGTCCAGGCCATGGTCACCGAGGTCGGCACGCGCACGAGCCACACCTCCATCTTGGCGCGGGCGCTGGAAATTCCGGCGGTGGTGGGCGTTCGCGACGTGCTCTCGTTGGTGGGCAGCGGGGACCTCTTGGTGGTCGACGGCGTGCGCGGTCAGGTCATCGTCTCGCCCTCGGACGCGATGGTGACGAAGGCCGTGGCGCGCGCCGAGCGGCAGCGCGTCATCGCACGCGGTCTGCGCCAGTCGCGGAATCAGCCCGCGACCACGCTGTGCGGCGTGTCGGTGGAGCTCAAGGCCAACATCGAGCTGCCGGCAGAAGCCGACATCGCCGCAGAGCAAGGCGCGCGGGGCATCGGCCTCTATCGCACCGAGTTTTTGTACGTGGATCGCGCCGAGCCCCCTAGCGAGGACGAGCAGTACGACACCTATCGGCGAGTGCTCGAGGCCATGTCTCCGCGGCCGGTCACGCTGCGCACCTTCGATATCGGCGGCGACAAGTTCGTGAGCGCCTTCCAGGTGCCGGCGGACATGAATCCCGCGTTGGGTCTGCGCGCCGTGCGCCTGGGGCTGGCGCGTCCGGAGATCTTCCGCACTCAGCTGCGCGCGATGATCCGCGCGTCCGCCCACGGGGATCTGCGCATCATGGTGCCGATGATCTCGTCGCTGGCGGAGTTTCGCGCCGTGCGGCGGCTGTTCGACGAGGTCGTCGCGGACGTGGACGCTGCCGGCCTCGGGCGGGCCAAGCACGTGCCCTTGGGCGTGATGGTGGAGGTGCCGAGCGCCGCCATCATGGCCGACCAGCTCGCTCGCGAGGTCGAGTTCATGAGCATCGGCACCAACGATCTGGTGCAGTACGCGTTGGCGGTGGATCGCACCAGTCGCGAGCTGGCGTACCTGGCCACGCCCTTCGACCCGGCGATCCTGCGGCTCATTCGAGGCGTGGTGCAGGCGGGCACGACCCACGAGCGACCGGTGATCGTGTGTGGCGCCATGGCCAGCGACCCGCTGGCCGCTGTGCTGCTGGTGGGCATGGGCCTGCGGGTGCTCAGCATGGAGGCTGCGGCCATCCCCAAGGTCAAGGCCAGCATCGGCCGCGTGACCTGCGCCGAGACCAACGAGGTCGCCGCCAAGGTCATGGAGCTCGCCACTGCCGCTGAGGTCGAGGACACCGTCACCCGAGCCTTCGGCTATCGCCTCGCGGACCTCCTCGACGACGAGTGA
- a CDS encoding DUF4114 domain-containing protein: protein MAVFLLGLSGAGTASAVTQPGGVPIPALPGCDGGKTTGLSAMFSCVCKEPGICNQGAPCPGGSSSCDPGQNGTCETTLWHEVNDDPCIPKNSSGLDPWNEAFVVPEVFHPTCPQTFTVITRGTALFQNAFGWYNATGAKPAASELHVMLDCSAKPGDSAVLDLSQEAAYTGGDIGFFLVTPEKSDGQSGGTGSCDDLGCCATLAGATAGKGFVYYSERKFNPDYSGKDSWVHLLTYQSHIFDDTFYFAWEDSNKSPNNDFTDLVTSVSGIRCAGAGVTCDTGKPGVCGAGIRVCQSGATICDPVFPAGAEVCNGLDDDCNGAVDDGASCDDPAKICDQGRCVGKCGSQEFPCPAHTECNAKTGLCVAAACADKTCPEGEICRDGECTTPCAGVVCPHGQSCVGDKCLDLCQDVSCAAGEVCAQGKCFPSCTTCDGLSCAAPLSCDQSSGQCADPSCAGGCPAGTYCSAGSCKDACDGAQCPSGQSCVDGNCCAPGACGIIDADGGAGDAGADDAGVGGASASPATDDSGCGCRAQSSHSAAGATLLLFGLLFGGFLRRRR, encoded by the coding sequence GTGGCAGTCTTCCTTTTGGGTTTGTCCGGCGCGGGCACGGCCAGCGCGGTCACGCAGCCCGGCGGAGTGCCCATCCCGGCACTTCCCGGCTGCGACGGCGGCAAGACGACGGGACTGTCCGCGATGTTCTCCTGCGTGTGCAAGGAACCGGGCATCTGCAACCAGGGCGCCCCCTGTCCTGGCGGATCTTCGAGCTGTGATCCGGGCCAGAACGGCACGTGCGAGACCACGCTGTGGCACGAGGTGAACGACGATCCGTGCATTCCCAAGAACTCCAGCGGGCTCGATCCTTGGAACGAAGCGTTCGTCGTGCCGGAGGTCTTTCATCCGACTTGTCCACAGACGTTCACGGTGATCACGCGCGGCACCGCGCTGTTTCAGAACGCCTTCGGCTGGTACAACGCCACCGGCGCGAAGCCCGCGGCGTCGGAGCTCCACGTGATGCTCGATTGCAGCGCCAAGCCGGGAGACAGCGCCGTGCTCGATCTGAGCCAAGAGGCGGCGTACACCGGCGGTGACATCGGCTTCTTCCTGGTCACCCCCGAGAAGAGCGACGGTCAGAGTGGCGGAACCGGGAGCTGCGACGACCTCGGCTGCTGCGCCACGCTGGCAGGGGCCACGGCGGGTAAGGGGTTCGTCTACTACTCCGAGCGCAAGTTCAACCCGGACTACAGCGGCAAGGACTCCTGGGTTCACCTGCTCACGTATCAGAGCCACATCTTCGACGACACCTTCTACTTTGCCTGGGAAGACAGCAACAAGAGCCCCAACAACGACTTCACGGATCTGGTCACCAGCGTCAGCGGCATTCGCTGCGCGGGCGCCGGAGTGACTTGCGACACGGGGAAGCCGGGCGTGTGCGGAGCGGGCATCCGCGTGTGCCAGAGCGGAGCGACGATTTGCGATCCGGTGTTTCCCGCCGGGGCGGAGGTGTGCAACGGCCTCGACGACGACTGCAATGGAGCCGTGGACGACGGCGCCAGCTGTGATGATCCGGCGAAGATCTGCGACCAGGGTCGGTGTGTCGGCAAGTGCGGGTCCCAAGAGTTCCCGTGCCCGGCGCACACGGAGTGCAATGCCAAGACGGGTCTGTGCGTGGCGGCGGCCTGCGCCGACAAGACGTGCCCCGAAGGGGAAATCTGTCGCGACGGCGAGTGCACCACGCCGTGTGCCGGCGTGGTGTGCCCGCACGGCCAGAGCTGCGTGGGCGACAAGTGCCTGGACTTGTGCCAGGACGTGAGCTGCGCCGCCGGAGAGGTGTGCGCTCAGGGCAAGTGCTTTCCGAGCTGCACGACGTGCGACGGCCTGAGCTGCGCGGCGCCCCTTTCGTGCGACCAGAGCAGCGGCCAGTGCGCCGATCCGTCGTGTGCCGGGGGCTGCCCCGCGGGGACGTACTGTTCCGCTGGAAGCTGCAAGGACGCCTGCGACGGCGCCCAGTGCCCGAGCGGACAGAGCTGCGTGGACGGAAACTGCTGCGCGCCGGGAGCGTGCGGCATCATCGACGCGGACGGCGGCGCCGGTGACGCGGGCGCGGACGACGCCGGCGTCGGGGGCGCCAGCGCGTCGCCGGCGACGGACGACAGCGGCTGCGGCTGCCGAGCTCAGAGCAGCCACAGCGCGGCGGGAGCCACGCTGCTCTTGTTCGGCCTGCTCTTCGGCGGCTTTCTACGTCGGCGCCGCTAG
- a CDS encoding CBS domain-containing protein → MLNRPVSHYMSSPVFAIAADADLETARTRLEQHHVSSLLVQDGDHHLAGVISRTDLLRAGEVSLDPEHGALQLRLPTQHVRDAAHMEVVTVEPNASVRDAARMLVEHGVHRVYVASHEHGYGVLSTRDVMRALVDSRVSARVSQLMTSPVQTLNASDPVDAAVDRLREAKVTGLVVVDAAGWPVGLFTQHEALESKGYFSADPVERVMSSRLITVRESVALHHAAAQAVATRARHVLILDDRHKLSGILSGLDFAQAAADWVPA, encoded by the coding sequence ATGCTGAACCGGCCGGTCTCCCACTACATGTCGAGCCCGGTGTTCGCCATCGCGGCGGACGCCGATCTGGAAACGGCGCGCACGCGCCTGGAGCAGCACCACGTCTCGAGCCTGTTGGTGCAAGACGGAGATCACCATCTGGCCGGGGTGATCTCGCGTACGGACCTGCTGCGAGCGGGCGAGGTCAGCCTCGATCCCGAGCACGGCGCCCTCCAGCTCCGGTTGCCGACGCAGCACGTGCGGGATGCCGCGCACATGGAAGTCGTCACGGTGGAGCCGAACGCCAGTGTTCGCGACGCGGCACGAATGCTCGTGGAGCACGGGGTGCACCGGGTGTACGTCGCGTCCCACGAGCACGGCTACGGCGTGCTCAGCACCCGCGACGTGATGCGCGCGCTGGTGGACTCGCGAGTGAGCGCCCGGGTTTCGCAGCTGATGACGTCTCCCGTGCAAACGCTGAACGCCAGCGACCCGGTGGACGCCGCCGTCGACCGCCTTCGGGAGGCGAAGGTGACGGGCTTGGTGGTGGTGGACGCGGCGGGTTGGCCCGTGGGGCTCTTCACCCAGCACGAGGCCCTGGAGTCCAAGGGCTACTTCAGCGCCGACCCCGTTGAGCGCGTGATGAGCTCTCGCCTGATCACCGTGCGGGAGAGCGTGGCGCTGCATCATGCGGCGGCCCAGGCGGTGGCAACCCGAGCCCGCCACGTGCTGATCCTGGACGACCGTCACAAGCTGAGCGGAATCCTTTCCGGGCTGGATTTCGCGCAAGCTGCAGCGGATTGGGTGCCGGCCTGA
- the rpsO gene encoding 30S ribosomal protein S15 has translation MPLAPGAKQGVITTHRLHDSDTGSPEVQIALLSQRIEYLTEHFKTHKKDHHSRRGLLKLVGQRRRLLDYLKKNDVERYRNIVSSLSLRK, from the coding sequence ATGCCTCTCGCACCGGGCGCCAAGCAGGGCGTCATCACCACCCATCGGCTCCACGACTCCGACACCGGCTCGCCGGAGGTCCAGATCGCGCTGCTCAGCCAGCGCATCGAGTACCTCACCGAGCACTTCAAGACTCACAAGAAGGATCACCACTCGCGTCGTGGTCTGCTCAAGCTCGTGGGTCAGCGCCGTCGGTTGCTCGACTATCTCAAGAAGAACGACGTCGAGCGCTACCGCAACATCGTCTCCTCGCTGAGCCTCCGCAAGTAA
- the pnp gene encoding polyribonucleotide nucleotidyltransferase, which translates to MFVRESVTVGGTELTIETGRLAKQAHGAVLVTYGESVVLVTATSTEERPGLDFFPLTCEYVEKTYAAGKIPGGFFKREGRLRDYEVLSSRLMDRPLRPLFPEGYKKDTQVIATVLSSDKTNPTDVLALSGASAALSISDIPWDGPIAGIRVARVDGELVAYPTFAQSEKADIDLVVAVSKDAIVMVEGGADEAAEVDLIDALMFAHREGQKVIGLIEKLRSAVGKPKREFSVTKLDDKIAQRVAQLCDAKLREACVVKEKKARYDGYGAIKKELAATLLAELGEEKFGELEKLIKAEFEERKYHVVRKMVLDERRRIDGRTETVIRPIACEVGLLPRTHGSALFQRGETQAIVTATLGTASDEQKIDALIGESWKQFMLHYNFPPFCTGETKPMRGPGRREVGHGALAERAVVRMIPDHEKFPYTIRVVSETLESNGSSSMASVCGATLALMDCGVPLKKPVAGIAMGLIAEGDKVAILSDILGDEDHLGDMDFKVCGTDRGVTAIQMDIKIAGLERSILERALSQARDGRLHILGKMLETLPAARAEINRWAPRITTVKVKPDQIRIIIGPGGKTIKGIVDQTGCSVDVNDDGTVAVAGSDPDMVKKALEIIKGLTAEPEVGTIYKGTVKRIVDFGAFVEILPNNEALLHVSEIAHERVENPGDVLKEGDEIEVKVISVDRDGKTRLTRRELLPFPEGEEGERARERIQKAREAGPPSRGGGGGRGGGRDRGDRGPRRDRERRAR; encoded by the coding sequence ATGTTCGTACGTGAATCCGTCACCGTTGGTGGCACCGAGCTCACCATCGAGACCGGACGGCTCGCGAAGCAGGCGCATGGCGCCGTGCTCGTGACTTATGGCGAGAGCGTCGTTCTCGTCACCGCGACCTCCACCGAGGAGCGGCCGGGTCTCGACTTTTTCCCACTCACCTGTGAGTACGTCGAAAAGACCTACGCAGCAGGCAAGATCCCCGGAGGCTTTTTCAAGCGAGAAGGCCGGCTCCGGGACTACGAAGTCCTCTCCAGTCGCCTGATGGACCGGCCGCTCCGGCCGCTCTTCCCCGAGGGCTACAAGAAGGACACCCAGGTCATCGCGACCGTGCTGTCGTCGGACAAGACGAACCCCACGGACGTGTTGGCTCTGTCCGGCGCCAGCGCAGCGCTCAGCATTTCCGACATCCCCTGGGACGGCCCCATTGCCGGCATCCGCGTCGCGCGGGTGGACGGCGAGCTGGTCGCTTACCCGACCTTCGCCCAGAGCGAGAAGGCCGACATCGATCTGGTGGTGGCCGTCAGCAAGGACGCCATCGTGATGGTGGAGGGCGGCGCGGACGAAGCCGCCGAGGTCGACCTCATCGATGCGCTGATGTTCGCGCACCGCGAGGGTCAGAAGGTCATCGGGCTGATCGAGAAGCTCCGGTCCGCGGTGGGCAAGCCGAAGCGCGAGTTCTCCGTCACCAAGCTCGACGACAAGATCGCCCAGCGCGTGGCCCAGCTGTGCGACGCGAAGCTGCGTGAAGCGTGCGTCGTCAAGGAGAAGAAGGCCCGCTACGACGGCTACGGCGCCATCAAGAAGGAGCTGGCCGCCACGCTGCTCGCGGAGCTCGGTGAGGAGAAGTTCGGCGAGCTCGAGAAGCTGATCAAGGCCGAGTTCGAGGAGCGGAAGTATCACGTCGTGCGCAAGATGGTGCTCGACGAGCGCCGCCGCATCGACGGCCGCACCGAGACGGTGATTCGCCCCATCGCTTGCGAGGTGGGCCTGTTGCCGCGAACCCACGGCTCCGCGCTGTTCCAGCGTGGTGAGACCCAGGCCATCGTCACGGCCACTTTGGGCACCGCCAGCGACGAGCAGAAAATCGACGCGCTCATCGGCGAGAGCTGGAAGCAGTTCATGCTCCACTACAACTTCCCGCCCTTCTGCACGGGCGAGACCAAGCCAATGCGCGGCCCCGGTCGCCGCGAGGTGGGTCACGGCGCCCTGGCCGAGCGCGCGGTGGTGCGCATGATCCCGGACCACGAGAAGTTCCCGTACACCATTCGCGTGGTGAGCGAGACGCTGGAGTCGAACGGCTCGAGCTCGATGGCCAGCGTGTGCGGCGCCACCCTGGCGCTGATGGACTGCGGCGTTCCCCTCAAGAAGCCGGTGGCGGGCATCGCCATGGGCCTGATTGCCGAGGGCGACAAGGTCGCGATCCTGAGCGACATCTTGGGCGACGAGGATCACCTCGGCGACATGGACTTCAAGGTGTGCGGCACGGACCGCGGCGTGACGGCCATTCAGATGGATATCAAGATCGCCGGCCTCGAGCGCAGCATCTTGGAGCGTGCGCTGTCGCAGGCACGGGACGGACGCTTGCACATCCTGGGCAAGATGCTCGAAACGTTGCCGGCGGCGCGTGCGGAGATCAATCGCTGGGCTCCGCGCATCACCACCGTCAAGGTGAAGCCGGATCAGATCCGCATCATCATCGGCCCCGGTGGCAAGACCATCAAGGGCATCGTCGACCAGACGGGCTGCTCCGTGGACGTGAACGACGACGGCACCGTGGCCGTGGCGGGCTCGGATCCGGACATGGTCAAGAAGGCTCTCGAGATCATCAAGGGCCTCACGGCGGAGCCGGAGGTCGGCACGATCTACAAGGGCACCGTCAAGCGTATCGTGGACTTCGGGGCCTTCGTGGAGATCCTCCCGAACAACGAGGCCCTGTTGCACGTGTCGGAGATCGCCCACGAGCGCGTGGAGAATCCCGGGGACGTGCTGAAGGAAGGCGACGAGATCGAGGTCAAGGTCATCAGCGTGGATCGCGATGGCAAGACCCGGCTCACCCGCCGCGAGCTCTTGCCCTTCCCCGAGGGGGAAGAGGGCGAGCGCGCGCGGGAACGCATCCAGAAGGCCCGCGAAGCTGGGCCGCCGTCCCGTGGTGGCGGGGGCGGCCGCGGTGGCGGGCGGGACCGCGGGGACCGCGGTCCCCGGCGCGACCGCGAGCGGCGCGCGCGCTGA